The following nucleotide sequence is from Populus trichocarpa isolate Nisqually-1 chromosome 11, P.trichocarpa_v4.1, whole genome shotgun sequence.
TATACCTCCTAGCTAGCAAGAGGTCCACCTTGACTAAAACCACCTAACTActtatgatcatatatatactatttattgtgttaattagctacatatatatataggccATTGGTGGTGTTGGTTAGGATATGAAAACGCAACACCAAACTTCAATTATTAAAGAATGTATTGTGTTCTTATCAAGCTATACCATGTGTGTAGCAATGTCAAGGCTCTCGTGCATGGATGGTTAATTAGGTGTTTTCTTCAACAAATCTATGAATCACATCAAACCAAGTATATATGATTGGTGTATGGTTTCTTGATTCCCTGTTGATCGAATGcgtttttgggttttttctgCCAAACTTTTCCTGTGTTGAACCCacgtttttgggtttttgttgccAAACTTTCATGGGAACTAGGGTTAGTAGGAAAGGAGCTTGCTACATCTCAAAATCAACCTTGCTTTTGGCTTTTCTCGAGAGCAAGTTAGCTATTGCCAAGTGGGAGCCAAATTTATGTAATTTGTGAACAAAATTCTATATGTAATGTTAGATTCTCATCATTTCTTCCGAACTCAAGTCAAATACAATGAATTTCGGTGGTCGAGGATAGAAAAGTTAATGCTAGCTGCAATGTCATTTCCTTAACACTCGTGGATCATATCCTATATAAGATCgtgttgaagaagaaaaaaatccaaaggttGAGAGGCCGGTGGTAAGTCaagaagagaaagcaaagcTTTCTCCATAGCTTTCAAGGTTTGTTAGAGCTTGACAATGACCGTACAGGCAATATCTACTTGCCTTGGGAACGATGTCGATCAACTCTAGACACTACCTCGTGCATGCTTGACAAGGTATTTTAATCATgttgagaagaaaaggaaagaaagaacaagTAGCTAGTATTATCCAAAAtatctcttaattaatttagtcaTAGCCCTAATTACCAATCATGATGATTAAGAGGATATATATAACACTACCCAACAagcatattatattatattatattatattatgtcATGGAGGCTTAGGAGAAAAGTCATTTTGTTaacttggattttctttttcagtatTAAAATTAAGAGGATAATTATCTTCTCTCACGACTTGAGAGGGCATTGATATTTGAAAACTAAGAGTCAAGGTCCATAGGCTAGGATAATATATAGAATGTTTCCGTGTGCATCATGGTGAAggagatattttaatttacaatGTATGGATTAATTAAATGCTTCACAATATTATGTATGTTTTATTTCGTGTTTAGTATTGTGATTTgcgtatattttttaaaaaagtattttttacctaaaaatatatttaatgtttttatattaataccaGGAAAATTAATTGCTTTGTTACATCAATTTATTAGGTTAATTTGAGAAACcagttttaaaattagtttgttACATCATTTTTAATTGCATTAATTTATgacattataatataaaattaaatttttaagctgaataaaaaatatatatataaaatatttacgcAGTcaaatttggttgattttgactaagttgatttataataatctaattaatttaactagatcaatttaatttttttaaaaataaaatagcaacattttaataaaaaataaacatggatTGACTTTACAACCTAATTAACAAGGCATTTTTCTCTACGTAGTTAAGACAGAGATGCTCAAAATTAATGTTCAAATTTTATGATGCAAAATTGCAAATTACAAAGCGGATATTAAATGGGCTCTGGTCTGGGTCATGAATCAGCTAATTAAGAGCCCAATTAAGCTCTTCCAAGATTATTTTACCACGTGTCCAATCCTTATTACCAAACTGAACTAAACTGGACTAAGGTAAGGTAATGTATGACAttagttttcaaaatatttttttattaaaaatatattaaaataatattttttatttttttaaccgatcaaaataataaataaataaatttttaaaaaataaaatttataaaaaaacacggtTCGACCACGAGACAAACCGTCTCTTAGCAGTACTAAAATAACCGCACCTCATATTTGCCCACCTTGTAAAACCCTGGAACCCTAAAACCCACGTAATTAACAGAAACTCTGAAATAACAATTTATGGATAAATTTATGACGAAATAGAAAAATCTGAAATATGGGATCTGAAATTGAAACCCTGGAGGAGAGATTGAACTCGTTTCTGGTGCAGCTTCAAGCAGAATGTAGGGTTTTTGAGAGAATGGTGTACAAAAATAAGAACCAGCATAGAAGATGCTCTTATTTTCAGTATCTACTAAAGGTAAATAATTGCTAGACTTGTTGAGGTTTAAGTGTTCTTTTGTTGATTAGGTTTctgggttttgtttggtttctgagaaaactgagaaagaaaggagaaagcTTTGTACTTTTGTGTTCTGTATTGCTTTTACTTGGAAAGAAACAAGCTTGTTTCGGTTGAGCTTATTGGGGGGTCTTTGAATTTTCAGTCtctatttgaattttcttaCATTTATGAGGCTAGCGATGGatagaagaataagaaaattttgggttttttgccTCTTTTTGGACGTCAAATTTGAAGAGAAGTGGAGCTCCTTTGGGGTCTAGTAGCTATCACTGTCAAGTTTTGTGGTGTTTCATTTGCATCTTTATATTTAGAATCTGTAGTATACTGTATTTTTCTGgcaattttcagtttttttaaaaaaaaattatgagctCACATTGTTTGTATGTCTATTTATTTGCTTGAGATACTAGGTGAGGAGGGATTTGAGACTTTTTCAATCTAGCAAGTTGGAGGAGATAGTGGGTTCTTGCTTCCATGTTATTACTGGAAGGAAACCTAGACAAAAGGTTCATCTGTTAGAAAGGTACattgttttactttttcaaaTATTCAGTTGTTCTTTATGGATTCAATTGTGCAAGCTTACACTTTGTCAAGATGTGAATCACACGATACACAGAGAGGAAAATTATTTCAAAGCACTACAGAAAGAGGATGGAGATTTATGTTATGCTTTTCTTTATTGTAGGTAGTGTTTTGTTCAGGAAAGCAAAATCTTGATGATTAAGTTTGTTATGCTCTTCTGGATACAATTTGTATATGATATCGAGAGATGTCTCATTCTGGCTacctttgaaataataattgttcTTTAATTCATGAATGTTAtgatattgttaatattaactAGGAGAGTAGCGAGTGTTGTATTAACTGCTATCTTTACCCATTCACAAGGAACAATGAGCATCCTTAGGCCTCTGTTAAATTATGTTGAATATAAAACTAGTAGCAAGGACGGTAGCTCCCTCACGTTCAATCTAAGGGAGGTTAGTATTGTAACACAAATATATCTATCATTTGCCGAACCTGGACACTGCATTGGTGGTTGAATTGGATTAGAGTTATTTGTTATACAACATGAATATCTTTAGGTTTTTCCCTGTGGGTAATATTTTTAGGATTTGTTGTTATTTCATTTGTTACAGTTTGAAGTGGAGAAAATGTGACTCTGGAACACCCAATTTTATGGAGCGACTTCTAGGAGCTGCACGCTTACTGTCACAGGTACAGAactatggtttttgttttgttttgttctgaTCTCACTTACTTTCTTCCAGATATCCTGCAGTTAATATTCTTTTCATCTCTCTATAAAAGCAAGGACATTTTGATCTATCTCCAACACATCTCTTTTGCATCTTGGGTATTACTTTTTAATCGTGACCATTTGGAGACGACAAAAATCTGCCTAATAGATTAGAAAGTATTATTGAGGCTTTTCACAATTACATGTGGATACAGTGCAGAGCTAAAACGTATATTCTCAATGTTTGTTGCAGATAGTGGAGCCAATGCTGAAAGCAGCTACGTATCCTTTTTGTCCTGTTGGTTAATGTATAGCTAATTTTATTGTCCTAatcagtggtttttttttatctctgctTTATCTCCTTGGTCTGATTAATTTGGTATTTCAAGCATGCAGTAATTAGAATAATTACTCTGCCGTCCTATATGTGTTCCTGATTCAAGTAATGGCAATGACTATCTTTGCATATTTGCAAAAGTTTTTTCCACATATCATGCTGAATGATATGTGGTTGTATACACACATACTCTCATGCACTCTCTGGTGCACTTGCAATGAACAAACATGAACACGTGCAAACATATAATTCATATTGGCATATCCATAGGTGTTTTTTGTCATATTCGTTGAAATAGTTTCATTTGCAATCCTATGAGCTTCATTATCTGTTTGCATTCTTGTAAATAGGAATCTTCTTTGAAGCTTGCACTCTACCTTGCCTGCTCATCACCACTCTTTTATTTGTTCTCCTTGCTTTTTCTCTGTAATTTCAGGTTTTAacatatgtttttctatttctagATTTCTAAGAAACCACGAGTTTCCCTTTCTAGTTTTACTACCTTTAATGTATCTCTATTATTTGggtctttgattttcttgagaCTACTATGTAAAAGGCAGGCTGCCtggtttgttcttcttttttttggttggatCATTCCCTTGACTATGGTGCAGTGATATATCTACACTACTGGCACGctctttttttatgggattttcTCTGACAATTTTGGCTTTGCTTGCACGTCTTCGAGTTTTGGTTCAGCAAGTAAGTTGCCTATCTGTTTCCAGAAACTACTTGAAGTTCAAAATATTGTAGTGTGAGCCAAGTGTGTTAGTTTACAGCATAAAAAGGCTATGATGTCACATATATGGATATTCTTGAAAATTCCGATGAATATGCATAGTATGCCGTTCTGATATTTGGAAACTGATACCCAGTAGAAAATGGACTGGCTTTCATTAGAAACAGAAGCGCATTACAAATGAGTTTTGTTAGGATTGTTATTGTGAAAGTAATGATTAGATAACCTAAAGCACAAAGAAAGCATCTCTATGTGTTTAACGGGAGCATGAAGTTTATGCCGCTGCTTATGAAAATCTTTGTGGTTTGCTTCAACAGATATTGCTTGATGTTGTTTCAGTATTCAACATGGTCTCCTCTCTATCCCAAGAGAAGCAATCTGTAAAAATAACACAGGAAGGACTTGAGGTTGGTCAAATTCTTATTTTCTCTGCATATTCTTTgggggaaaacattttccttggTGTaccttttcttatattttagtttcttCACAAATTGATGCAGGTGTTCAGGGAGTACTATCCAACAAATAAGGAGTTTGTCACTCTGGAGTGTGTGTGGAAGACAGATAAGTTTGTTTTGGTTGAGAAAACACACAAAATAGATGTAAAAGGTCAAGATGGAGGTCTTGGAGATGGTTCTATTGAAAAGTCAGTTCCACGTTATTGGACTATCGAGTCTTTTCTAGGAGGTAACGATATTCAGGGCAAGAtcttgttttggtttctttCCATTTCTGTTGCCCTACACTTTCCAACATATTCCCATCCCCCTCCCCAATGGCCACCCTGTGGTCAATTTTCTTTATGTATCTTTTCGGCCACAGATTCCGCACAATTTAATAACATCCCTGTTTGTGAATGATGGATTTATAATTATGCTCCTGCACATAGGGGCATCAATCAATCTTCATATAaccgaatctaagaactggaaGTCCATATAAGATAATGTAAGTCTCAGGATTCGTTACCGTCCTGGCCAATTTTAACTCTGGTAAATAGTTGTTTGGGTGTGTTGGGCCATGTTGACTCACTAATGTCAAAAAGGTCTGTTGCAGACAGTGATTCTGATTTCGAGAAGGCTGATGGTGACCACACCGCCAAAGAAGATTCCTATGAAGATAAGCAGCACTTGTTTCCAGGCCCTTCTGTTGAGAGTAGTGAGCATGGGAATCAAGTTGAAGGTGATGTTGAATTGGGAGATAATCCAATCATTTCAGAATCTCCTGGCAAGCAACTCCCTCCAGAAGATAGCCTTGCTGCAAAATCAAGCTCCCCTCCAAGCTCAAAAGTTTTGACACCACAATATGGAGCAAGGCAAGTGGCTTTTGTCTCAGTAAAAAGACCTGCACCCTCAACAACAGCCTTTGTCCCTGTCAAAAAACCTACAACTCCAACTTCACATATAGAAGATCCTCATTTCAAGGAAATTGAAGACGCTAGTATCAAGGATGACTCTATTTCTAATTTGCTCGCTGGTGGTAATCCCCAACAGATtctattttgatgttaaaaacaaatcaaatagatAATTGTCAGATTGCAAGATGTCTTTTACACTGTCTTACTTGGTGCTAGGATTCTgtcggaaaatattttttacactatTTCCATggaatataactaaaaaaagaataaataagatGAGCTAAATTCTGTCATGGATTCCacgagaaatattttttttttttatgtaaattagaTCACCAACGCAAGATGTAATTTTTTGTCGATAATTTTGTTGGTGATCTCATTTGCAATAATATTCAATTTTGTGATGGAAtgataaaacaatttataatttaaccattttctttaaatcattaattgaaattcattaaaattccttaaataatattcaaatcaattaaaatagtTCACTAGAATATTTGTGGTTGATGAAAAACACATAGCTTCTCCAAAATTGTTGGATCAAATAATCATTCatatgctaattaaaaaaatatacgagACAATGACACCTTAGAAATCTAagaacatgtttgggaacgcggtgcggtttgggaacgcggtgcaaaccgcgttcctaaatatttttttttttttttgctaaaatttaatatgatttgtacgttttggatcgttttgatgtgctgatgtcaaaaataatttttaaaaaataaaaaaatatcattggcatgcattttggcacaaaaagttatttgaaaagcaaccgctactaCACTGCCAAGCACCCTCTAAATATTAACTGGATTTTTGGTCTATGTTATCCTGtaggttaaattattttttttaaccttaaaaaaagttatgaaaacgttagaaattaaaaaaattcaatgcatgctagatgaaatatttttaatatgttaagatGGTTATATATtcaacaacattgttttttttttaatattgacatgACGATACATTGGCTTGACACAAGCTACCTATGGTTAACTTGCAATCCAGGACATCAGACCGTAATAATAAAACCCAAATcgaaacaaaatagaaaacccAATTCTAATCAACCAAttattaaaagctaaaaatgaaaaaatatcaactaaaaaaaaattgccttgAGTAGAATTAGATTGGTGGCTCACGCTACACCGCGAGCCGAACCAAATTATTCCTAGTATATAAAACAAGAGCGATGatagtgtttttaaagaagtaaaaacAATATGAGACTCATGTCATTGACCTTACTAAATTCCATAAgtccaataaatttaataatcaaacaaaaaaattataaatgatcaattataaaaaaatgagttacTAATATCATACTTGGAAGGACAAGAAAGAAAAGCTCATCAGAGACTCGTCATTGCTCCGCCATGGCCAGTAGCCCACAACCAAAAAGAGCTCAGTGAGATGGTTCCAACATCATTGTAAAAGACTACATGGCAACACTAAAAGAGATCGCATGCTTTTCCAGAGTAACGACCTTGAAAactaaaatatcatgaaatgaCCATATCATTCTTATATTTAAACAATGGATTTAATTTCACTCAAAaccaaaatttcttttaataaagctaaatttaataaagaatgaaaaataaaaagacccaaGATATCTTgggtcattttcaaaattagtgaaaaattctatagaaaaaaaaaaacagagctcaatctccaattaaattaaatgttgaaaggtGACACTGAAAAAAcacgagtttaaaaaaaaaaacaaatgaacctAAGTAATTCTCTTAAACCAAActtaatctctcaaattcaaaactcgttaaattctaaattctagctcaatcaagaaactcaatttaatgttgaatgatgaaatcaaaaaaatatatattttttttaaaaaaaattcacagtaaaaaaatagaaataaaaaatgaagaaagatgaaattgtaaaaaaaaataattttaagaatgatctcaaataaaataaatagaaataaaaaaataaggaccaaatttatcagataaaagaattggaggatgagattgaaagcatatttcaattctataaattaattcaaataaaaaaatcaattgaaaagaatagagactaaatctgaaagaaaaataaattgaaaactgCTATAAAGTTTTAGAAGATCAAGCATGAAAatcaagagggaaaaaaagttaaagaaagaaaggttaattaaagaaaattacacCACATAATAAAAGAAAGGTTAATTAAAGAAAGGTTAATTAAAAGAAAggttaattaaagaaaatcgcCTAAGGAGATAGGCTCTACCATGATGATTTGAAAAACACAAGGGAAGACAGTTTTTTGCCATTGTAAGTTGTGGCACACTCTGCTTGAACATAATGGGGCGACTTGCTAGCGCGTGTAATGCGCATtccatccattttttttcattttttttatatttattaaaatacaagatTGCCCATAAAaccacataataaaaaaaaatgaaaccataAATAAACCCCTATAAGCAAGTTAaagaaatcttgatttttaatagcccaaattaaaaattatttgcttttaagataaattaaataattgtattgtgtaaaatatataaaaagactaaattattcacattcaaatttataatgactattatttctaataaacaatttagtttttttaaaaaagtaaaatatttattttattattgtaatccACATCGAATGAAGTACTTATAACTTcgcatttataatttttaacattatcctttatatagttaattaatttgcatGCATATCTTAACTTTAATTCTAACAGAACTCTAATTACCGCCATTTTGTATGATAGGCTCCTtctctaaataaatattttatttattagatacTTCATTTATaaattctataataataataatataaataaaatgcatacATATACTTCCGAGACAGTAGTTTTATAGAAATAATCATCTCAAGAAATCGAATCTTTATTACAgcaatatatcaaataaaccaaattaaattcatataaataaataaattagccAAGCAAACCCCATAAAAATTTACATTAAATCCGAACAAAATAGTACAATTATCTAGATCATGATGCCTTCTGAACAGAAAAACCGAGGATGAAATCCTTGATTTCTTCGTTTGCTCTATCGAGAGCAGCTCGTCCATCTGCAGCTTTGATATCgggaatttttttgaattaaataaaaattaaataaaattaattttttaaaaaaatacaaaaataaaaagtctcatCATGCTACAGCTCTTAGTAACTCTTTGATTTTTGGATCGTCACCAAGCAGCAGTTTCTATCCACTAGTGTATTAATTTGAGTTActttaatctttgatttttttttttaaaaaaaaaagtttcatgtaacatattttgtaaaaaatatgtatgtttttttaattaatgtggatTTCTCAGCTAGTTTGTATTCATTTCAAGTAATTCTATGAgtcttaaaattaacaatcatgtaaatttttaatgattttaaaaaaatttaaatttataactattaaaatataaattcaaaacctgAATAATTCagttaaactttaaaattaaaaaaataaatgccatTCATGTCTTTCCCATGCCCTTCCCATCCACTATCAGTAGAACAAGCAACTGCGCCCACACCTGAAAAGCACTCAAGGTTGATGCACCAAACTACAAACcatttttaccttttcttgCCTTACCATTCAAGACAATAACCATCTaccaagctaaattttattgctgtatttattttttaaagtagtttttatttaaaaaatattaaaataatattttattatttttttttaaatttatttttaacattaataaataaaaaacattatcttttaTCAAACATTGTTTAGACCTTCCAAACTGCACCTTAAAAATGTACCGGAAAGAAGTCATCTCTCCTTTTGAGCCTCTCACGTCATCATTCTGACACCGACTGGGAAGCAAAGTTGTGCTGTATGGGGGCATGATGAACCTATCATGCCACTGTTATCAGATAATTGTGTCATTACCGATCATAATCTCAAGTCAGAACCAAAACATATGCAGCGAGCAACATGTGAAGGAGAGAGCAAgtagtcaaaaaaagaaaagtacagTGGTTagtaaattaaatgttttaagtgCAGGCACATGAAAACAATGACAATGTCGCCATCTAATCTATAAAATCCAGTGCTGTTCGCTCTAGATAAAGAACATGAGGTGAAGAATTCAAGTGAAAACACTGGGTGAGTATAAAGCCAATCACCAGATGGCGCTATCTCAAAGCAGTTTGCCCACCAAGACAGAGACCATCAACCAGCTCTCTTCATCTGCAAGCCTCCTTCAACTGAACAGACACAACATGCGTAAGTCCAGCGCCATGGCTGCAAGCGCCTTTGAAGATATGGGTGCGCAAAACCCTGTACAAATAGCCACGAGAGGCACTGTTGGGTCCCTCGTAATGCAAGAACTCAAGTACTTCAGCCAGCTCGAATTAAGCCATGGAAGCTCACAGAAGCCTCAGCCCCGTATAACTGCCATGGCTTCTACTGGAAATCAATCCAAAACCACTCTTGGATCTGCACTGACAACCCCGAAAAAGAAACTGAAAGGAGGAAGCAGGCGCCTACCGAGGATTTGTTCGGTGGTGGAAGTGTCTGATAGCAGTCGGCCAGTAAGGATTTCAGGATTCAGTTATAGAAACCTGAAATCTGAGGTCAAGAAAGCTGCAAGCTTAGACAGTGCTCTCAGATAGCTTTGAAAAACCAAGCTTCTTAAGTTTACTTGTTATAGGGTTAGCCCAAGTTCTATCTGGGCTACCACATCTTATGTCCACGATTTCCACAATTTTAGTTGCTTTCTTGTCAGATTTCTCCCTACTTGGCGTTCTATCCAAAATAATACTATCAGAGCCAAAAATCGGCATATGATGGGTGCTTTTATTGAAGCTTTTCATTTTCTGACGAGTTTCAGGGCTTCTGCGATTCATGCCGCTGCTGCTTGCTTCATCTAATGATTTTCTTGCTTGTAGTTTTCTAGGAGTAGTTGCACTACAGGGAACCGAAACAAGAATAGTTCCAGGCTTAGCTTGAACAGATGCTGATGCTCGTGGGGAGGGTTTAATTGATTCCAGCTCCCTTGTTATCAGAGCACCAATTGTTCCGGTGGTACCCACCCTGGTAGATCCTCCACCTCCCTTGATAGCTTCTAGTTTCTGAACCATGTTTCTATATCTGTTCAACCAGAATTATGAGCTCTATCTACTAGTGTTTTGACATTAGCCTTTAGAGCTTGCTGGGATAATTGCAGGCTTGCAGCCAAAGAGTTTCACAAACCTGTTATGCAAAAGACACCCTGCATGTACGTGATACTTCTTAGTTGAAGAAATCTGCATATATTATTAGCACTAGAGTTCTGGTTTTGAGACCATGCCAACAAGTGAAGAgctaaaacacacacacacacacacacaaacaacaAAATCTCTAGTAAACTGGATGGCAGATTTAAATGCAGAATGCTCTACAGCGTCATATCATCCCAACGATGAGAGTGATGTGTTTTTGATCGAGACAATTGCAAGACAGGAATTAACAACAAGAACTGACTAGCTACAAATCAGATTAGTGAATGTCTTCCCAGAAGAGTTAAAATGAAGAAACGGAAATGGTTTGTTTGGCTCCTAAGAAAACAGGAGGTATAATCTAGCAACTGATAACATTCATCAAACATGAGCTTGGAAAAAATGAGTAAAGATCCAGCAACCTGTAACACTAGTGATAAGTTCATCAAAGTTCCTTTTAACATGCTCAATTAGGATCCGGAAATTGTAGGGATCAAAACATGATCAACAATAGATATTGAACGCATATTTGTATGTAAAATGCAGAAAGCAAAACGAACCGCAAGATCAGATAGATAGATTTATCCAGATTTCGGAAACCATCAATATCATTAAGATGACCCAAAATAAATCCCCAAATGAAACAAAAGAACCCAAACAACCTACAAGTCAAACCGCAAACAATCAAGTGCATCATAGGAgaaggagataaaaaaaaaaatcatgcccAAGATCGAAAGCAAGGCAATCCTGTGAAACTAAGATTTTTTAGGCCACCCAAATTCAAAGACGACACCAACAATCAAGAATCTGACCTTGAAACGAACCCCAGAATTGTGGATAGAAACTGGGGATCCTTGCATTAAAAGTTCATGCTATTTTTAGGTTGATTTAAGAATCATTGACGTGGGATGATGTCGCCTTCCAAGGAGATATCTAATCCAAGGTCAAACTTTGTAATGAACTGTAAACTTTTTACGAGGAGTGCTTTTGTGTCTTTGTCTACGTTTATGTCAGTGACTGGTCAAAAGGAAGAGCAACCAATCATGTCTCAGTGAATTCTGACTCCTGCGGCAAAGACCAGACAGCAACAGCTTGTGACCTGTAGATTAGCAAATTAGCAAATAGCTAGCTACCGTGTCGTTGTCAATGGACTGaagctaaaagaaaattcatGTCCTAATGAACCCAATTTTCGAttgttgataattttaaaacttgagaTGGCTTAGAACAAGAGCGGTGAAGTTTAATTCTTTagattttgggtttgtttttttttaaataatttatttgagttttataaatttcacatcataattattaattttaaaattcataaaattaatcaagatatataCAAATTAGTCAAATatcatccatattaataaaaaaacaaaaaagacttgAGATGGCTTAATAATTGATTTGTTGCATAAACCAATATCTTTATATCAGAAGACCGGGGCTGTTTTTCTCATCCATTTACGTCTTTGATTCTTTACAAGTATCTGCAATCCCTGCAACTTGCTTGAAAAATATTGCAGTCTTGTGAGGTAACCCACTTGAGTTGACAAGTGCATCTCGAGTTATATTATCTAGAAGAACAGTAACACGCAAAGACACGCCGGTAGATAGGGCCCGCGCTATACTGCTCGATGGCATAAAATATACTCgggtaatttaaataaaacaaataaaaataaagtaacatgatataaaaaattaataataaaaaatttgactcAAGCTTATGTGAATTAACATGTGAAATTTAAGACTTGATTATTACCtctgtcaaaaataaattaaataaaattataaaatttaattattaaataacttaatattaaaagatgaaattgaaaaaataaataattaaaaaaaacaatgaaaaaaaaattaagtcaacttGAGTTATTCCACTAACCCTGCAACCATTGGTATATGATTAAGATAATCATgtaagaaagaaattaaaaaaaaaaaacaaaatgaattctcaataaattaaatattgaatgataaaattttaaaaaaattaattttaaaaataacttaataaagaTAAAAGCCAATTTGTATTAATCTTTGAAGCTCGCAACCCTAGTCATGAGCTTAAGATTAACCATGTAGAAGGCAAAtcctgaaaaaataaagacacaaaattttaaataaa
It contains:
- the LOC7454425 gene encoding uncharacterized protein LOC7454425; protein product: MGSEIETLEERLNSFLVQLQAECRVFERMVYKNKNQHRRCSYFQYLLKVRRDLRLFQSSKLEEIVGSCFHVITGRKPRQKVHLLESLKWRKCDSGTPNFMERLLGAARLLSQIVEPMLKAATDISTLLARSFFMGFSLTILALLARLRVLVQQILLDVVSVFNMVSSLSQEKQSVKITQEGLEVFREYYPTNKEFVTLECVWKTDKFVLVEKTHKIDVKGQDGGLGDGSIEKSVPRYWTIESFLGDSDSDFEKADGDHTAKEDSYEDKQHLFPGPSVESSEHGNQVEGDVELGDNPIISESPGKQLPPEDSLAAKSSSPPSSKVLTPQYGARQVAFVSVKRPAPSTTAFVPVKKPTTPTSHIEDPHFKEIEDASIKDDSISNLLAGGNPQQILF